The Plasmodium vivax chromosome 12, whole genome shotgun sequence genomic interval ACACCACCCCTTTCGTGAGTGCTCCGATAAGTGCGCACGCGGTGACTCCACAAAATAACACCCCGGGGTTGCATCCCTTTGGACGGGCTTCAAACCGTTGTCTGCTCATGTAAGCGTTTTGTGGTTGAAACCCATCCATGCCGCTTCGTTGGAGCGGCAGTGCCTACATCTTGCGCACACCCCACCCACACGTTTACACATTCACGCGGCGCGcatttttcgatttttctCGCTCTTAcccatttttccttatttagtttttttctttttcgcgaACCTGCTTCATAGTgggggaaaagagaaaaatatatatatatatatatatatatatatatatatatatactcaTTCGCGCAACGCACATTGGCTACGCATATAACGAGTGGTTACACGTACCACGCGCGATCAAACGGGTGGCGGCCCCTTCGCGCCGCTCACTCTGCTCACGCTGCTCACACTGCTGTGTATGCGCTTGTTTTGCAATTTCCTGGAGCAGGGactttttcgcttcccccttttctgcgtTTCCTTCACGCCgcttaacctttttttttcctctcaaCTTACTTTTATTCGCCGCacaaagttattttttttcgatccGTGCCCTTCTActccttttccctcctcACTTACTACGCGTTAACATAAAGGTGGGCCGGACTTtctaaattaaataatttaactATGCAAAAATCAGTAAAGCTTTGGTGAACGGTACACGTCAGAGGTCGGGAGGGGGGGATAAGATCGAGTGAACGTACGTACACAAGAAATaaatggagaaaaacaaaaaaccaacttaataagcaaaaaaggggaagaaaaaaaaaaaaaacgtagcTTGGGGATTATGACACATTCACTATACCATGTATACtagtatatgcatatgtatgtaaaaTTCTGTGAGCAGCTTTGCTTTGGGTCAGCGCATACTTCCTTGTATGCCCTTGAATAGCAAATCGTAATTGGCTGtttgaaaaacaaataaaaatatcattatcaaacaaaaaaaaaaagcaaaaaagaggaaaaaagaaaagaaaaaaaaaaaaaaaaggaaaaaaaaggaagcaaaaatagtgatgaatacatatatgcatataatatacaatttggaaattacataaatgtgAGTTGCgaacttaaattttttctttttttataatcttttttttttttttttttttgtacgaACAGTCAAATCCATACGCGCTGATATGCTACGttatacgtatatacatatgcaatACACGCTCTGGAgcttttatttcgttttatttttctttatttttattttattttttttaaacccgCATTTGCCTTCAGCAACTGTGCGCTATTCGTGACTAACTGCCCATCGTAAGGGTTGTTTCACAAGCACGAGTaggaaagtttttttttttttaaatcgtcAAAAAATGACTCATTTAGAGCATTCACATGATGAGCGCACAAGTACGGGCGTATACGCTCGTATGAAAGGCGTTCAAACACGTTACGTGGTTTTAAACGCGTGGTGACAACAtattcaccatttttttggtattttttaaacgcCAGCGTAGTGAAAACCGTTTTGATGCTTTGCAACTTGAACATACGATAGGCGTACTaactgggaaaaaatatctaATTATGTAACGTCctgtttttctcccctctccCTGAACTTCCAATTTGGGCACACGTTTGATGTGTTATACACATGCGAAgtcactgtttttttttttttttccccctttttgttgaAATGTACCCCCCGCGAGGTGTTTCACGGAGTATGATTTCCCCCGGTTGGGGCATGTACATTTCAGGTTATGACTACATTTCGCCAGAAAGGGGAACGGAAAAGGCAATCAAGGCGAAACGGGACGAAACGGGACGAAACGGAACGAAATGAAGCCAAACATGGCAAACCAAACCAAACGCACGCTAAACATGGCCCCACTCGTCAGGAGTTTCATAACGTGTGTCCGGTGCCCCCTGCTCCCCTCCATGGGCGCAAACAGTTAACACCGCCTTATTCACGCAAATGGTTAAAATGACtgatgaaaaggaaaaaagaaacgtgCGGCAAAATTTTACCAGCTGACCTTTTTCATCTATCCAATCGCATGCTCTGCTGcgttaaaaatgtagagaaaacacacacacgtgaAATTTTACACCACCAGGGGacgactcctttttttgcatatgccATTaagcatgtaaaaaaattatgtcaTGTTTATGCGCACAAAAGGGAACCCTTCCCCCAATTGCTAATTCGTCAACATGGTAAGGAAGCAGTTCACCCTTTAAGTGCGGCTTAATTTAGGTGTTCCCTCCTatgtccaaaaaaaaaaagaacctcTCCCATTCATTACACACCATTTAAAGCAGGTTAAAACGGTTGtaacattttcataattgggtaaaataaaatgcaaaGACGCTCTGTCAGGGAGAGGTGCCGCCCTGCGCTAACAAACGAATCGCATCAACTTGTCCATCTTCTACTGTCCTGTGGAGGATTGCTATAAATACACCTCTTACAGCTACACCATTTATGTAaaaaggtttaaaaaaaaaaaatccctgAAGTCCCCGAAATCCCTGACTGGCGAAAACGGCTGCACATTGGTTAAAAGGCGCAACTGCTTATTGCCCCTTAGacattacaaaaatgggcaaataaaaatacacgtAACATTTCAACCATGCGCAGGACAATGCGCCGAAATGATCATGCAATCGGCACGCAGAACGTTCAAATTTTAGCAAAAATGTTGCATAGTATGCTTCAATGCTGTGTTATCACTCTTCGTCAAACAAAGCAGACAAAGTCACGCACATAAGTGAATGCATGTTTAATGAGAATACAAAACAAGCACAGAAGAATTACCACTCTGTTGCTTTACCCCTTAATGCGCTTTTTtataagggggaaaaaatctAAGCGCACAACAGTTGCGTATaggcccccccaaaatggccAGCATGCGGAAAGGTTAGTGTACCAGTGGGACAccaatgtaaaaaaaaaaaaaaaatcctcctCTCCTTTTGCAACCGTCCTGCCCAATTCGtgcttttaatttgctttattttttccactcttttttttttagcaaatcTATATGTCCCTCATGacaaaaaatagaaaacacCATTTGCTGCCTTTCttgtaattttcttcaaatggggaagaaaatgctGACGAAAaaggacaatttttttcacataatgcctacaatttttgcacaaacgTAAAATGTCCCTTTTTGCTCACCTCGTTGTGCTAATTTTTCACGCGGATGTGTGtgtatccccttttttcttcttttcctcctttttgcacatttttgttgttttgCCATTCCACATAATTAACGTTGCAACgatcaaaggggaaaagtgaaaatattataagtgaaaaaagctagctaggtgaaaaaaaaaattatgaacagttaataaaaaaaaaaaaaaaaaaaaaaccttctTTTTGAATCATAAATTGTTTACACTTTAAGAAGAAGCGGTTAGGCTAATCAGGGCGCGCACCCTAAGGGCTTCTCAGACAGGGGGGACATGAACAAAGCGGCGGGAAGCAACTCGGGCGCAGAGGGGAAGGGAAAAGACGGAAGCGATGGTAGCGATGGCGGTGACCGAGGCGACCAAGGCGACCACAGCAGTGGGCGCGAGCATAGTGCGAAAAGTGAACAGTCCGGGGAAAACGTCACACGTGAGAAGGCTCAGCAGAATGGCTCGGAAAAGCAGTCCGAAGGAGGCACCCCAAAAGATGCCCCAAACGATGTGGACAACTCGCACGGAAAAGAAGAACCAAAGGCGCAAGGCAGCAACTTATCCGCAACCTCCATAgacgaggaaaaaaaggaagaagaaaaaaacactatTGCAAGTACGCGCGATGATTACCCCGTTGATGAGAAGCCACCACACAGTGTGCGGGGAGAAAGCCAAAAAGATGGaggacaaaaaataaaacacaagTATTTCAAACCAAACGATACGTATAACGACGCAAAGAAGGGAGAAACCATCTCGAgcagaaacaaaaaaataacgaaagaaaatttaaaagtagATATGCGGGACTTCTTTTTTACCTCACAGGAGAAGGATGTCTACGAATATATTCCAGACACGTCCAACTACACCATCTGTCACAATGAAGCGAACGAATTGTATAAAGATGTAGTCACCATGAATAAGCATTTTTTGGACGAAATAAATGTTAACATATATTCGTCCCCGCTGGACACCTACTTATCGAGCATGCTAGCCGCCGCCACGGAGGACTCAAAAGAGAAGGAAGTAAATCCTCTGTTTCGGGCAAACTCAAAAGGCgaaaataacaataacaatAACAATAACAATAGCAGTATAtcagatgaaaaaaaaaaaaaaaaacagagcgACATATTGGACGAAAGCCCCATGAACAAACCACTATATTCTTACGAgttttacaaaaacaaaatctTTAAGCATTATCATAATAACGGTTTAGTCATCGAAGTAGATCctgcaaaattaaaatacaaCAACTCTACGCAGTATGAATATGGTCAGAACGGGTCGGCCAATTTAGACGACCCTCTATCTTATTTGCAAAAGTTGAAATGCGAAGTGGAAGACATAACTGCCTACATTAACGATTTAGCCAATAGGAAGAGGGAAGCGTACGACCCGGATCACCCATACGACAAATTAAACGAAGATGTAACAGAGCATGAACAAATTGTTAAGAAAATTATGCATAACCGAGAGCCACCCGAAATACTGCTGGAACTTTTTTCgctaaaaaatgacatcGACGATATGATAAATGATGACAATTTGAGAACATTGCTGAAGACGGAGAAGGTGGAGAAAATGGCGCCCCAAGGGGGGGTCGCTACTTCTCCTGAGGGTTGTAACAAAGAAGTGGTGAGAGCTATCCTCGACCGGCTGCAGAACTGGGATGATGCtttccccaaaaaaggagaaccaACTGGGGAAAAGGGCAGCAAGCAGAGCAATGGGAATATTCAAAAGGGCATCCAAAAGGACATACGCGGGGACTCCCTTCCAAAGCACGTACACATCTACACCCTGCAAAAcgggaaagaaaaggaaattcaAACCGCCCACCTCCTAACgctggaaagaaaaattgcagaTATTGAAAAGGCCTTGGGGGTAGATAAAATGGCCATGCTTCCATATGATGACCTCAATCATGCCATCCTAGATTTATACAACAAACTGAGCCTGCTAGATTCCATCAAAttggaaaatgtgaaaaagaaaatgcagaaTCTGCAATCTGAATTTttgaacttaaaaaaattcaaaaaggaTCTTTTAAACGTCTCCAAAGATAGAGGAAATTACGAAGAGTCCATTGATgagctttttaaaatcttaGACCTCTGGAAAAAGACTCACCACATAATTCCAAACGTGCTGGCAAGGCTTCACCAACTCAAGCGGGTGCACGACAACGCGCAGTCCTTCTCCTCCAGGCTCAACGGTGGGCGCAGGGAAAATGTGTTCATCTGTATAAGCGTGTATATGTTCATCTATGCCGGGGTGTATATGTCCCCACAGAAACGGCGTGACACCA includes:
- a CDS encoding hypothetical protein, conserved (encoded by transcript PVX_083200A), with amino-acid sequence MNKAAGSNSGAEGKGKDGSDGSDGGDRGDQGDHSSGREHSAKSEQSGENVTREKAQQNGSEKQSEGGTPKDAPNDVDNSHGKEEPKAQGSNLSATSIDEEKKEEEKNTIASTRDDYPVDEKPPHSVRGESQKDGGQKIKHKYFKPNDTYNDAKKGETISSRNKKITKENLKVDMRDFFFTSQEKDVYEYIPDTSNYTICHNEANELYKDVVTMNKHFLDEINVNIYSSPLDTYLSSMLAAATEDSKEKEVNPLFRANSKGENNNNNNNNNSSISDEKKKKKQSDILDESPMNKPLYSYEFYKNKIFKHYHNNGLVIEVDPAKLKYNNSTQYEYGQNGSANLDDPLSYLQKLKCEVEDITAYINDLANRKREAYDPDHPYDKLNEDVTEHEQIVKKIMHNREPPEILLELFSLKNDIDDMINDDNLRTLLKTEKVEKMAPQGGVATSPEGCNKEVVRAILDRLQNWDDAFPKKGEPTGEKGSKQSNGNIQKGIQKDIRGDSLPKHVHIYTLQNGKEKEIQTAHLLTLERKIADIEKALGVDKMAMLPYDDLNHAILDLYNKLSLLDSIKLENVKKKMQNLQSEFLNLKKFKKDLLNVSKDRGNYEESIDELFKILDLWKKTHHIIPNVLARLHQLKRVHDNAQSFSSRLNDLEKQQSKLDDTISLAEQNIKLINSKIDQNVHFLQDTLRRMESEGVFPSNNE